One region of Verrucomicrobiota bacterium genomic DNA includes:
- a CDS encoding protein-L-isoaspartate(D-aspartate) O-methyltransferase — MKDFIRSEWLLGAGFLLGCFVTVIGQTDTEEADKWKELRMDMVDDQIKQRGIRDKVVLEAMRKVKRHELVPVHYQEMAYEDHPLPIGENQTISQPYIVGLMSELLQAKPGDKILEIGTGSGYQAAVLAEMGLEVFSIEIIKPLAVRAEADLRRLGYFDVQVKHGDGYLGWPDEAPFDGIIITAAPPQLPKPLIEQLKTGGRLVVPVGRNLQDLNVYTKKANGKVSKRSVIPVRFVPMTGRAQEDP; from the coding sequence ATGAAAGATTTTATACGATCTGAATGGCTACTTGGAGCAGGTTTCTTACTCGGCTGTTTCGTAACAGTAATAGGCCAGACGGATACCGAGGAGGCTGACAAATGGAAGGAATTGCGCATGGATATGGTCGATGATCAAATAAAACAGCGAGGCATCCGTGATAAGGTGGTTCTTGAAGCCATGCGTAAAGTAAAACGCCACGAGCTGGTGCCTGTGCATTATCAGGAAATGGCCTACGAAGATCATCCCCTTCCGATTGGTGAGAATCAGACGATTTCCCAACCCTACATAGTCGGCCTGATGTCCGAGTTACTTCAAGCCAAACCGGGAGACAAGATTCTCGAAATCGGCACAGGCTCCGGCTATCAAGCCGCCGTACTGGCGGAAATGGGGTTAGAAGTCTTTAGCATCGAAATAATCAAACCATTGGCTGTTCGTGCTGAGGCCGATCTCAGACGACTGGGATACTTCGATGTTCAGGTAAAACATGGAGACGGTTACCTCGGCTGGCCCGATGAAGCTCCCTTTGATGGCATTATCATCACGGCTGCTCCGCCTCAATTACCCAAGCCCCTTATTGAACAACTTAAAACAGGCGGCAGGCTGGTTGTACCGGTCGGTCGTAACCTCCAGGACCTGAACGTTTATACCAAAAAAGCCAACGGCAAGGTTTCCAAAAGGTCGGTCATCCCGGTGCGATTCGTGCCCATGACGGGTCGAGCCCAAGAGGATCCCTGA
- a CDS encoding pyridoxal-phosphate dependent enzyme yields MAIKVPTINEVRDAVTVIREHFSPAPLIRSYPLEKRLGLPESRRVWIKDYGWTPVGSFKLMGALNWMANNCELIGERCVAAHSSGNFASGISFAGMRYGKRVIVVMPDNAPEIKFKRTRSFGAEVRTFNKVRDAETGERMKLSQQIAEEENAVAASPYDDPYVIAGNGVGGLEIVDELKIQEREISHFFCPVSGGGLMAGHALAIADGFPDAQIIAVEPEGAADFKQSFESGKPIRIDHPDSICDGLLSYSVGDYNWPILQRYISSVSLISDLDTQRAMKWIYEQHGLRSEPSGAIATAAVLAEGADLEGTGDIVIVLSGRNVDEIAFQKWIEVV; encoded by the coding sequence ATGGCAATAAAAGTCCCAACTATTAACGAGGTTCGAGATGCAGTGACTGTAATCCGTGAGCATTTTTCACCGGCTCCGTTGATCCGATCCTATCCATTGGAAAAGCGTCTTGGACTTCCAGAATCGCGTCGCGTTTGGATTAAGGATTATGGATGGACTCCAGTTGGATCGTTTAAGTTGATGGGCGCACTGAATTGGATGGCCAACAATTGCGAACTGATTGGTGAGCGTTGCGTGGCGGCCCATTCATCGGGAAATTTTGCGTCGGGTATTTCGTTTGCGGGCATGCGGTATGGGAAACGAGTGATTGTGGTGATGCCAGACAATGCGCCGGAGATTAAATTCAAACGGACGCGATCCTTTGGAGCTGAAGTTCGTACCTTCAACAAGGTTCGTGACGCGGAGACAGGCGAACGCATGAAACTGTCACAGCAAATAGCAGAGGAAGAAAACGCGGTTGCGGCTTCGCCGTATGACGACCCGTATGTAATTGCGGGAAATGGCGTGGGTGGGCTGGAGATTGTCGATGAGTTGAAGATCCAGGAGCGCGAGATTTCGCATTTTTTCTGTCCTGTCAGTGGTGGTGGATTGATGGCGGGTCACGCGCTTGCAATCGCCGATGGATTTCCGGACGCGCAAATTATTGCGGTGGAACCGGAAGGAGCAGCAGATTTCAAGCAATCATTTGAATCAGGTAAACCCATACGCATCGATCACCCCGATAGTATATGCGACGGCCTTCTTTCGTATTCTGTTGGCGATTACAATTGGCCAATCCTGCAACGGTATATTTCAAGTGTTTCGTTGATTTCCGATTTGGACACGCAACGGGCCATGAAGTGGATCTACGAACAGCATGGTTTACGATCCGAACCCTCGGGGGCGATCGCGACGGCAGCAGTGCTTGCGGAAGGTGCCGACCTCGAAGGAACAGGCGATATTGTCATCGTGTTAAGCGGTCGGAACGTTGACGAAATTGCGTTTCAGAAATGGATTGAGGTCGTCTAG